One Lysinibacillus sp. OF-1 DNA segment encodes these proteins:
- a CDS encoding MarR family transcriptional regulator has product MEKKNDVIEALQRLITERESADRRRKGMKVSQEEAIVSDWTLTQLHIVAAIKEKGKANNITLSETLNVSKPAITKAVKKLLEHNILEKMQQEDNKKEVYYMLTKSGEMLALIHHQLHEQAKNRYLSILNDFNTSELETIIRFLNAITENMKSH; this is encoded by the coding sequence ATGGAGAAAAAAAATGATGTTATAGAAGCTTTGCAACGATTAATTACAGAAAGAGAATCGGCTGACAGAAGAAGAAAAGGAATGAAAGTCAGTCAGGAGGAAGCAATTGTTTCAGATTGGACATTGACACAATTACACATTGTTGCAGCAATTAAAGAGAAAGGAAAGGCGAATAACATCACACTCTCAGAAACTTTAAATGTTTCGAAACCAGCGATTACAAAAGCAGTAAAAAAGCTATTAGAGCATAATATCCTTGAAAAAATGCAGCAAGAAGATAATAAAAAGGAAGTATATTATATGCTAACAAAATCAGGGGAGATGCTTGCGCTTATCCACCATCAATTACATGAGCAGGCAAAAAATCGTTACTTAAGTATCCTTAATGATTTTAACACTTCGGAATTAGAGACAATTATTCGATTTTTAAACGCTATTACCGAAAACATGAAGTCACATTAA
- a CDS encoding peptide-methionine (S)-S-oxide reductase, which yields MEIVYFAGGCLWGVQAFIKTLPGVTFTEAGRANGTGHTLEGDYDGYAECVKTEFDPTIVTIRELMGYFFEIIDPYSLNQQGQDIGEKYRTGVYSEKPEHLQEAKAFLDERNDYDLIVVEVLPLTNYVRSAEEHQDRLARCPNDYCHIPKEILNKYKY from the coding sequence ATGGAGATAGTATATTTTGCAGGTGGATGTTTATGGGGAGTACAAGCTTTTATAAAAACTTTACCTGGAGTTACGTTTACAGAAGCAGGAAGAGCTAATGGCACAGGTCATACACTGGAGGGCGATTATGATGGGTACGCCGAATGTGTAAAAACGGAATTTGATCCGACCATTGTCACAATCAGGGAATTAATGGGATATTTTTTTGAAATCATTGATCCATACAGTTTGAATCAACAAGGACAGGATATTGGCGAGAAATACAGAACGGGAGTATATAGTGAAAAGCCTGAACACTTACAAGAGGCGAAGGCGTTTCTTGATGAGAGAAATGATTACGATCTTATAGTTGTTGAAGTATTACCTCTTACAAACTATGTAAGAAGTGCAGAAGAACATCAAGATAGGTTAGCTAGATGTCCAAATGATTATTGTCATATTCCAAAAGAAATATTAAATAAGTATAAGTATTGA
- a CDS encoding ATP-binding cassette domain-containing protein, with protein MERHHSNGAGKTTLCKVLVRLYRQQKGQILLKDKVLSPSKRSKLTYFVMQDPDYPLYAASVGNEIMLGRQVTETLRNKAIEALENFLLVPLKDRHPASLSGGEKQRETLAASSIL; from the coding sequence ATGGAGAGACACCATTCAAATGGGGCAGGGAAAACCACGCTTTGTAAGGTATTAGTGAGGCTATACAGACAGCAAAAAGGACAAATTCTTTTAAAGGATAAAGTGTTATCACCATCAAAGCGAAGTAAGCTAACCTATTTTGTCATGCAGGACCCAGACTATCCACTTTATGCGGCAAGTGTTGGGAATGAAATCATGTTAGGTCGGCAAGTAACAGAGACTCTAAGAAACAAGGCAATCGAAGCACTGGAAAATTTTTTGCTTGTCCCACTAAAGGACAGACACCCTGCATCACTATCAGGTGGAGAAAAACAGCGTGAAACACTAGCAGCAAGCAGTATTCTGTAG
- a CDS encoding oleate hydratase, which translates to MYYSNGNYEAFARPKKPEGVDEKSAYLIGSGLASLSAACFLIRDGQMKGENIHILEELDISGGSLDGILNPTRGFIIRGGREMEDHFECLWDLFRSIPSLEIENASVLDEFYWLNKEDPNYSKCRLMENRGQRLEDDGKFTLSDQSSEEMIKLFFTPEEKLEDKKITDVFSDEFFESNFWLYWSTMFAFEKWHSAMEMRRYIMRFIHHIGGLPDLSALKFTKYNQYESLVLPMINYLEKHNVDFQYNTVVENVLIDNVGDKKVAHTLVLKQNGEKKNIELTENELVFVTNGSITESTTYGDNNTPAPETTDLGGSWSLWKNIAAQDAAFGRPEKFCDNLPKESWFVSATLTTLDDRVAPYIEKISKRDPYAGKVVTGGIVTAKDSNWMLSYTLNRQPHFKNQPKDQLVVWIYGLLSNKPGDFIKKSITECSGSEIAQEWLYHMGVPVEDIPDLAQNSCQTIPCYMPYITSYFMPRAIGDRPLVVPKGSVNLAFIGNFSETERDTVFTTEYSVRTAMEAVYQLLAIDRGVPEVFASAFDIRTLLASTARLLDGKKLTDIDAPFILKQIGKLGIHKTKDTIIYDLLKESKLI; encoded by the coding sequence ATGTATTACAGTAATGGTAATTATGAAGCTTTCGCACGTCCGAAAAAACCCGAGGGTGTCGATGAAAAATCAGCCTATCTGATTGGTTCGGGGCTTGCCTCACTTTCAGCCGCATGTTTTTTAATTCGTGATGGCCAAATGAAAGGTGAGAATATTCATATTCTTGAAGAGTTAGATATTTCAGGCGGTAGTCTTGACGGAATTTTAAATCCGACAAGAGGGTTTATTATTCGTGGTGGTCGAGAAATGGAAGATCACTTTGAATGCTTATGGGATTTATTCCGTTCCATTCCATCATTAGAAATAGAAAATGCTTCGGTTTTAGATGAATTTTATTGGTTAAATAAAGAAGATCCTAATTATTCAAAATGTAGATTAATGGAGAATCGAGGACAAAGATTAGAGGATGACGGAAAGTTCACATTATCCGATCAATCGTCTGAAGAAATGATTAAATTATTCTTTACGCCTGAAGAGAAGCTAGAGGATAAAAAAATTACAGATGTTTTCTCTGATGAATTTTTTGAATCGAATTTTTGGCTGTATTGGTCCACGATGTTTGCCTTTGAAAAATGGCATTCTGCTATGGAAATGCGTCGTTACATTATGCGCTTTATCCATCATATTGGTGGATTACCAGATTTATCTGCACTGAAATTTACAAAGTATAACCAGTATGAATCCCTAGTACTTCCGATGATCAACTATTTAGAAAAACATAATGTTGATTTCCAATATAATACGGTTGTCGAAAATGTTCTAATTGACAATGTTGGAGATAAAAAGGTAGCTCATACATTAGTGTTAAAGCAAAATGGTGAGAAAAAAAATATAGAGCTAACCGAAAATGAATTGGTTTTTGTGACAAATGGTAGTATTACGGAAAGTACAACGTATGGAGACAATAACACACCAGCCCCTGAAACAACTGACTTAGGAGGAAGCTGGTCTCTTTGGAAAAACATCGCTGCCCAAGATGCTGCGTTTGGAAGACCAGAAAAATTCTGTGATAATTTGCCGAAAGAAAGTTGGTTTGTTTCAGCAACACTCACTACATTAGATGATCGAGTAGCACCTTATATTGAAAAGATTAGTAAAAGAGATCCATATGCGGGGAAGGTCGTTACGGGTGGTATTGTAACAGCAAAAGATTCGAATTGGATGCTAAGCTATACATTGAATCGACAACCTCATTTTAAAAATCAACCAAAAGATCAATTAGTTGTTTGGATTTATGGTTTACTATCTAATAAGCCAGGGGATTTTATTAAAAAAAGTATTACGGAATGTAGTGGCAGTGAGATAGCACAAGAGTGGTTGTACCATATGGGTGTACCTGTTGAGGATATTCCAGATTTAGCGCAAAATTCTTGTCAGACAATCCCATGCTATATGCCATATATCACATCTTACTTTATGCCGAGAGCAATAGGCGATCGTCCGTTAGTTGTCCCAAAAGGATCTGTAAACCTAGCCTTTATAGGGAATTTTAGTGAAACTGAAAGAGATACCGTATTCACAACAGAATATTCAGTAAGAACAGCAATGGAGGCGGTTTATCAATTATTAGCAATTGACCGAGGGGTTCCTGAAGTATTTGCTTCTGCCTTTGATATTCGTACGTTATTAGCGTCAACGGCTCGCTTACTAGATGGTAAAAAATTGACAGATATAGATGCGCCATTTATCTTAAAACAAATCGGTAAATTAGGTATTCATAAAACAAAGGATACAATCATTTATGATTTACTAAAAGAAAGTAAATTGATATAA
- a CDS encoding YolD-like family protein → MIQDRGHIKWASMMLPEHLELLREYKQEHPEQPRELTEWELEELQKAIDQAFNQQLHIKLEVWEDYKITQWTGIIKSINTNELILETLLITKRIPIQSIQSAQLDADYYD, encoded by the coding sequence ATGATACAAGACAGAGGTCATATTAAATGGGCGTCGATGATGTTGCCGGAGCATTTAGAGCTTCTTAGAGAGTATAAACAAGAGCATCCAGAACAGCCAAGAGAATTGACTGAGTGGGAACTGGAAGAACTACAAAAAGCAATTGATCAAGCTTTTAATCAGCAATTGCACATAAAATTAGAAGTGTGGGAGGACTACAAAATCACACAATGGACTGGAATAATTAAATCGATTAATACTAATGAACTCATACTTGAAACACTACTTATAACGAAACGTATTCCAATTCAAAGTATTCAATCAGCTCAACTGGATGCTGATTATTATGATTAA
- a CDS encoding Y-family DNA polymerase, producing MNYEGMPNRPIMCIDMRCFYASIVAMLHGLDVLKTPVAVVANFDQPGSVVLAASPLMKEKFKIKTGSRRYEIPKHPDIRLFEPKMSFFIQMSMTITKLISNYVPVDAIHVYSVDESFVDLTGTEKLWGSPEETAKEIQRAILDQFNIPSAVGMGPNMLIAKLALDLEAKKTGFAKWTYEDIPKKLWPVQPLSEMWGIGKQMEANLNAMGIQTVGGLANTDLKELEKRFGVMGNQLYYHAWGIDLSKLGEPLITNGALSFGKGQMLMRDYHTRKEISVVLLEMCEDVMKRTRDAGYVGRTISIGLSYSRNAMTKGFHRSKTIAVPTSETLVMYKTCIELLDKYFTGEPTRQIAVRISNLEREHSIQLDLFDDRKPQRQIIGPTMDAIRNRFGATSILRAVSFTKAGTAIKRDRLVGGHLA from the coding sequence ATGAATTATGAGGGTATGCCCAATAGACCAATTATGTGTATCGATATGAGATGCTTTTATGCCAGTATCGTGGCGATGTTACATGGGCTAGATGTTTTAAAAACGCCAGTTGCCGTAGTAGCAAATTTTGACCAACCAGGTAGCGTAGTGCTTGCGGCATCACCATTGATGAAAGAGAAATTTAAAATCAAAACTGGAAGTAGACGTTATGAGATACCAAAACATCCTGACATTAGATTGTTTGAGCCTAAAATGAGTTTCTTTATTCAAATGTCGATGACGATTACTAAATTAATCTCTAATTATGTACCAGTTGATGCGATACATGTGTATAGTGTGGACGAAAGTTTTGTTGATTTAACTGGCACTGAAAAGCTTTGGGGTTCACCTGAGGAAACGGCTAAGGAAATACAAAGAGCTATTCTTGACCAATTTAATATACCTAGTGCAGTAGGTATGGGACCAAATATGTTAATAGCCAAATTAGCTTTAGACCTTGAAGCAAAGAAAACAGGTTTCGCTAAATGGACATATGAAGATATTCCAAAAAAATTATGGCCAGTTCAACCCCTTTCTGAAATGTGGGGGATCGGTAAACAGATGGAAGCAAATCTAAATGCTATGGGGATACAAACAGTCGGTGGTTTGGCTAATACAGATTTAAAAGAATTAGAAAAGCGCTTTGGTGTAATGGGCAATCAACTCTATTACCATGCATGGGGAATAGATCTATCCAAATTAGGGGAGCCGTTAATAACAAACGGAGCGTTAAGTTTTGGGAAGGGCCAAATGTTGATGAGGGATTACCATACACGTAAAGAAATCTCTGTAGTACTTCTTGAAATGTGTGAGGACGTAATGAAGCGAACGCGGGATGCAGGTTATGTTGGTCGTACAATTAGTATTGGTCTTTCTTATAGTCGAAACGCTATGACCAAAGGATTCCATCGATCTAAAACAATTGCAGTACCGACAAGCGAAACACTTGTGATGTATAAAACTTGTATTGAATTACTGGATAAATATTTTACAGGTGAACCAACTCGGCAAATAGCTGTCCGAATCTCCAACCTGGAAAGAGAGCATAGTATCCAATTAGATTTATTCGATGATCGTAAGCCACAGCGTCAAATAATCGGTCCTACAATGGATGCAATACGCAACAGGTTTGGAGCTACTTCAATATTAAGAGCAGTTTCTTTCACAAAAGCTGGGACGGCTATTAAGCGCGATCGCTTAGTTGGTGGTCATTTGGCATAG
- a CDS encoding phosphotransferase enzyme family protein, with the protein MEQRILESLNKIYPVNIMAVESVTNEMFRCITEHGDYFARITNYKTYDEQLEEIKYTNFLYSEGFGVSPIIQSLNGKLIEKMTLKSEVLTVLYKGASGAHLHRSQWNAKVLKELGRQIGRLHRLSKTFENIETVKYINDWYENEEYAFLKYIPKEENIIREIADEVLSSIKDIPKKQSDYGLIHGDLWLENILVDSHNNFTMIDFQDCEKNFYIFDLAVPIYSAMEYSFVGNSNIVDYGRSISNAIIEGYQEENSISSEMLEKLPLFIKLKEIFEYSLMHMYWDIEKLTEEQIRIMNHFRIRIEHKHSLLKI; encoded by the coding sequence ATGGAACAAAGGATACTTGAATCACTTAACAAAATTTATCCAGTTAATATTATGGCAGTCGAATCAGTGACTAATGAAATGTTTCGATGTATTACAGAACATGGGGACTATTTTGCAAGAATAACAAACTATAAAACATATGATGAACAGTTAGAAGAAATTAAATATACTAATTTTTTGTATAGCGAAGGATTTGGAGTATCCCCCATAATACAATCATTAAACGGAAAATTAATTGAAAAAATGACATTAAAAAGTGAAGTTCTAACTGTTCTATATAAGGGTGCTTCAGGTGCACACTTGCATAGAAGTCAATGGAATGCAAAGGTTTTAAAAGAATTAGGTCGACAAATTGGTCGTTTACATCGCCTATCAAAAACATTTGAAAATATAGAGACCGTTAAATACATTAACGATTGGTATGAGAATGAAGAATATGCTTTTCTGAAATATATCCCTAAAGAAGAAAATATAATTAGAGAAATTGCAGATGAGGTTTTATCCTCAATAAAGGATATTCCGAAAAAACAGTCAGATTATGGTTTGATACACGGTGATTTATGGTTAGAAAACATATTGGTAGATAGTCATAATAATTTTACGATGATTGATTTTCAAGATTGCGAAAAAAACTTCTATATATTTGATTTAGCTGTTCCAATCTATAGTGCGATGGAATATTCATTTGTAGGAAACAGTAATATTGTTGACTATGGTCGTTCTATATCTAACGCAATAATTGAAGGGTATCAGGAAGAAAATTCTATATCATCAGAGATGTTAGAAAAACTCCCTCTATTTATAAAATTAAAGGAAATTTTTGAATACAGTTTAATGCATATGTATTGGGACATAGAAAAATTAACTGAAGAACAAATACGAATAATGAACCATTTCAGGATAAGAATTGAGCATAAACACTCCCTTCTGAAAATTTAG
- a CDS encoding transcriptional regulator has product MREQLIKAMQHKQLVNMMYIAKDGSITKRRVKVIKIVGDSFQAFCFTRHAKRTFLIRNVLAVIPFVSKGREVI; this is encoded by the coding sequence ATGAGAGAACAACTGATTAAAGCTATGCAGCATAAACAATTAGTGAATATGATGTATATAGCAAAAGATGGCTCCATAACAAAAAGGCGTGTAAAAGTCATTAAAATTGTTGGTGATTCATTCCAGGCGTTTTGTTTTACAAGACATGCAAAACGTACTTTTTTGATTAGGAATGTTCTAGCTGTTATTCCTTTTGTTAGTAAGGGACGTGAAGTTATATGA
- a CDS encoding MFS transporter, with product MSRLAQTKILALYLLSISSFFASLNQNIYTPVIPLIRDSFSVSINWVNFTVSSFIFIIAMVQIFLGAVIDTQNQKRLLIFSFLLISISTIVCAFTTNFLVFMVFRVVQAIGAGVIPLVTINMISHLFDGEARGSAMGTYQILLSLAPAVSPIVGGILGEYYGYQGIFLCLFLIATLLLVFIMLAFPNNGKRNNGQENASSFIQIYRAIFLNRVGLMTMTVSFFVFFIYFVILVFLPILLHDHYHISLQNIGLLYLPLTVSMILGSVIFKKIQKKVTLKKLFITVLFFLPLLIIAFGFLHTQSIIVLSTLLFVYGLAIGFAPPLFSTIISNEYSEYRGAALGLFNFIRYSGMAIGGMFSGLSLVLPSTLLFVFLGVLFFLISLFQYSSLKHCTM from the coding sequence ATGTCTCGACTAGCTCAAACGAAAATACTTGCATTGTATTTGTTAAGTATAAGCAGTTTCTTCGCTTCTTTAAATCAAAATATTTATACGCCTGTCATTCCACTCATTCGGGATTCATTTAGCGTATCTATTAATTGGGTGAATTTCACTGTCAGTAGCTTTATTTTTATCATAGCCATGGTTCAAATTTTTTTAGGTGCAGTAATAGATACCCAAAATCAAAAACGGTTGTTGATCTTTAGTTTCTTGTTAATTAGTATCTCAACCATCGTCTGTGCATTTACAACCAACTTTTTAGTATTTATGGTCTTTAGGGTTGTTCAAGCCATTGGAGCTGGTGTTATTCCCTTGGTTACGATAAATATGATTTCACACTTATTTGATGGTGAAGCAAGGGGGAGCGCAATGGGGACGTATCAAATACTACTTTCCCTGGCCCCAGCAGTTTCTCCAATAGTAGGTGGAATATTAGGCGAATATTATGGCTACCAAGGTATTTTTTTATGTCTATTTCTTATTGCAACCCTATTACTTGTGTTTATTATGCTGGCATTTCCTAACAACGGAAAAAGAAATAACGGTCAAGAAAATGCTAGTAGCTTTATCCAAATCTATCGAGCCATTTTTTTGAATCGTGTCGGTTTAATGACGATGACGGTAAGCTTTTTTGTCTTCTTTATTTACTTTGTCATTCTAGTATTTTTACCGATCTTGCTCCACGATCATTATCATATATCGTTACAAAACATTGGATTATTATACTTACCTTTAACTGTTAGTATGATTTTGGGGAGTGTTATCTTTAAAAAAATACAGAAGAAAGTGACGTTGAAAAAGCTATTTATCACTGTTTTATTTTTCCTCCCGTTGTTAATTATAGCTTTTGGTTTCCTACATACTCAATCAATTATCGTATTAAGTACCCTGTTATTTGTGTATGGCTTAGCAATTGGATTTGCCCCTCCACTATTTTCAACGATTATAAGTAATGAATATAGCGAATATAGAGGAGCTGCCTTAGGACTGTTTAATTTTATTCGCTATTCAGGTATGGCAATCGGTGGTATGTTTTCTGGATTAAGTCTTGTTCTGCCAAGTACCCTCCTCTTTGTTTTTTTGGGTGTTTTATTTTTTCTTATTTCGCTATTTCAGTATTCTAGTTTAAAGCATTGTACTATGTAA
- a CDS encoding GNAT family N-acetyltransferase, whose amino-acid sequence MQTTTSIELVHFSEDYVEQLNSFELPEEQHQFTALPKEITIEKVGQYPIVILSNHVPVGFFVLHATDRVKEYSSNPQAMLLTALSIDYQQQGKGYAKKAMFALADFVKQEFKECNEVVLVVNHKNTAAQHLYAKVGFVDHGERRIGPIGEQIVMNLPL is encoded by the coding sequence ATGCAAACAACAACGAGCATTGAATTAGTACATTTCTCTGAAGACTATGTGGAGCAATTAAACAGCTTTGAACTACCTGAAGAACAACACCAGTTTACAGCCCTTCCAAAAGAAATTACGATCGAAAAGGTTGGACAATATCCTATTGTCATTTTAAGTAATCATGTGCCAGTTGGTTTTTTTGTTCTTCATGCAACGGATAGAGTAAAAGAATATTCCAGTAATCCCCAAGCAATGTTACTAACCGCTTTGTCTATCGATTATCAACAGCAAGGTAAAGGTTATGCTAAAAAGGCCATGTTTGCACTAGCTGATTTTGTCAAACAGGAATTTAAAGAATGTAACGAAGTGGTGTTAGTTGTCAATCATAAAAACACGGCTGCCCAGCATCTATATGCCAAAGTTGGCTTTGTGGACCACGGAGAAAGAAGAATAGGCCCTATTGGTGAGCAAATCGTTATGAACTTGCCGCTTTGA